In Quercus robur chromosome 11, dhQueRobu3.1, whole genome shotgun sequence, the following proteins share a genomic window:
- the LOC126707604 gene encoding uncharacterized protein LOC126707604 isoform X3: MGFVGYLFFALKCFDHLFAWPLFSLGYPLCASICAIESNSNSDTRKLIAYWVFYSLISLFEHAFMKLLEWLPFWPHMKLMIMYWLMIPHFGNALYFYELLVQPCLSLVPQIVINLFNEWKEPCLKRDGFPTEAAERYQKQNESEASEELISSDESKSIENNVGQKEDKDVEVTEENEDVELTEKNEVAAIERVTPIESTLVQTGKTTETLTDMNVTSKSTPDFTEVQRKISLLQHQRNMNIQRQKKCASSNGLKEEVNIKQWDVHGLQINSTKIVQGTRSPLLCYICNVWCPSKDNLDAHLNEKKHLARIQELADFVEVTEENKDVEVTEENEDVEVTEKNEVATIERSKSIENNVGQKEDKDVEVTKENEDVEVTEENEDVEVTEKNNEVAAIKGSKSIEDNVEQKEDKDVEVTEENEDVEVTEENEDVGVTEKNEVVAIERVTPIESTLVQTGKSIETLTDMNVTSKSTPDFTKVQKEWACAICKVTIQSETTLNSHLQGKRHKANCEVLKAITRAKKKNFPTSTTKKHEQTQTQKKCPSSNGLKEEVNIKQWDVHGLQINSKKIVQDTRSPLSCYICNLRCPNKDHLDGHLKGKKHLARIRELANFVEGLSSLWGILYALPFVLWRVIRILTLGSWWLIGFSIR; the protein is encoded by the exons ATGGGTTTCGTGGGCTATCTCTTCTTTGCATTGAAATGCTTTGATCACCTATTTGCATG GCCTCTCTTCTCTTTGGGGTATCCTTT ATGTGCTTCGATTTGTGCTATTGAGAGTAACTCGAATTCGGACACTCGGAAGTTGATCGCTTATTGGGTTTTCTATTCGTTGATTTCACTCTTCGAGCATGCTTTCATGAAGCTTCTTGAGTG GCTACCATTCTGGCCTCACATGAAGCTAATGATCATGTACTGGTTGATGATTCCTCACTTCGGCAATGCTCTCTATTTCTATGAACTCCTTGTCCAACCCTGTCTCTCCTTGGTACCACAAATTGTCATCAACTTGTTCAATGAGTGGAAGGAGCCTTGTCTAAAGAGAGATGGCTTTCCTACTGAGGCAGCTGAGAGATACCAGAAACAGAATGAATCTGAAGCTTCAGAGGAACTTATTTCTAGTGATGAG TCAAAGTCCATAGAGAACAATGTCGGGCAGAAAGAAGACAAAGATGTTGAAGTAacagaagaaaatgaagatgttGAATTAACAGAAAAAAATGAAGTTGCTGCAATTGAGAGG GTTACTCCCATAGAGTCCACCCTTGTTCAGACTGGGAAAACCACAGAGACACTTACAGATATGAATGTAACCTCAAAGAGTACACCTGATTTCACTGAAGTCCAAAGAAAAATTTCCCTACTTCAACACCAAAGAAACATGAACATACAAAGACAAAAGAAATGTGCATCCAGTAATGGATTGAAAGAGGAAGTTAATATAAAACAATGGGATGTGCATGGCCTGCAAATTAATTCTACGAAAATTGTTCAGGGCACTCGATCTCCGCTATTATGTTACATATGTAACGTATGGTGCCCCAGTAAAGATAACTTGGATGCTCACCTTAACGAAAAGAAGCACTTGGCCCGGATTCAGGAATTAGCAGATTTTGTAGAAG TAacagaagaaaacaaagatgTTGAAGTAacagaagaaaatgaagatgttGAAGTAACAGAAAAAAATGAAGTTGCTACAATTGAGAGG TCAAAGTCCATAGAGAACAATGTTGGTCAGAAAGAAGACAAAGATGTTGAAGTAACAAAAGAAAACGAAGATGTTGAAGTAacagaagaaaatgaagatgttGAAGtaacagaaaaaaataatgaagttGCTGCAATTAAGGGG TCAAAGTCCATAGAGGACAATGTTGAGCAGAAGGAAGACAAAGATGTTGAAGTAACAGAAGAAAACGAAGATGTTGAAGTAacagaagaaaatgaagatgttGGAGTAACAGAAAAAAATGAAGTTGTTGCAATTGAGAGG GTTACTCCCATAGAGTCCACCCTTGTTCAGACTGGGAAAAGCATAGAGACACTTACAGATATGAATGTAACCTCAAAGAGTACACCTGATTTCACTAAAGTTCAGAAAGAGTGGGCTTGTGCTATATGTAAGGTCACAATCCAAAGTGAGACAACTTTGAATTCCCACCTTCAAGGAAAGAGACACAAGGCAAATTGTGAGGTGCTGAAAGCAATTACCagagccaaaaagaaaaatttcccTACTTCAACAACAAAGAAACATGAACAGACACAGACACAAAAGAAATGTCCATCCAGCAATGGGTTGAAAGAGGAAGTTAATATAAAACAATGGGATGTGCATGGcctgcaaataaattctaagaAAATTGTTCAGGACACTCGATCTCCTCTATCGTGTTACATATGTAACCTAAGGTGCCCCAATAAAGATCACTTGGATGGTCACCTTAAGGGAAAGAAGCACTTGGCCCGGATTCGGGAATTGGCAAATTTTGTAGAAG GCCTTTCTTCTCTTTGGGGTATCCTCt ATGCGCTTCCATTTGTGCTATGGAGAGTAATTCGAATTCTGACACTCGGAAGTTGGTGGCTTATTGGGTTCTCTATTCGTTGA
- the LOC126707604 gene encoding WEB family protein At4g27595, chloroplastic-like isoform X2: MGFVGYLFFALKCFDHLFAWPLFSLGYPLCASICAIESNSNSDTRKLIAYWVFYSLISLFEHAFMKLLEWLPFWPHMKLMIMYWLMIPHFGNALYFYELLVQPCLSLVPQIVINLFNEWKEPCLKRDGFPTEAAERYQKQNESEASEELISSDESKSIENNVGQKEDKDVEVTEENEDVELTEKNEVAAIERVTPIESTLVQTGKTTETLTDMNVTSKSTPDFTEVQRKISLLQHQRNMNIQRQKKCASSNGLKEEVNIKQWDVHGLQINSTKIVQGTRSPLLCYICNVWCPSKDNLDAHLNEKKHLARIQELADFVEEENKDVEVTEENEDVEVTEKNEVATIERSKSIENNVGQKEDKDVEVTEENEDVEVTEENEDVEVTEKNEVAAIERSKSIENNVGQKEDKDVEVTKENEDVEVTEENEDVEVTEKNNEVAAIKGSKSIEDNVEQKEDKDVEVTEENEDVEVTEENEDVGVTEKNEVVAIERVTPIESTLVQTGKSIETLTDMNVTSKSTPDFTKVQKEWACAICKVTIQSETTLNSHLQGKRHKANCEVLKAITRAKKKNFPTSTTKKHEQTQTQKKCPSSNGLKEEVNIKQWDVHGLQINSKKIVQDTRSPLSCYICNLRCPNKDHLDGHLKGKKHLARIRELANFVEGLSSLWGILYALPFVLWRVIRILTLGSWWLIGFSIR, encoded by the exons ATGGGTTTCGTGGGCTATCTCTTCTTTGCATTGAAATGCTTTGATCACCTATTTGCATG GCCTCTCTTCTCTTTGGGGTATCCTTT ATGTGCTTCGATTTGTGCTATTGAGAGTAACTCGAATTCGGACACTCGGAAGTTGATCGCTTATTGGGTTTTCTATTCGTTGATTTCACTCTTCGAGCATGCTTTCATGAAGCTTCTTGAGTG GCTACCATTCTGGCCTCACATGAAGCTAATGATCATGTACTGGTTGATGATTCCTCACTTCGGCAATGCTCTCTATTTCTATGAACTCCTTGTCCAACCCTGTCTCTCCTTGGTACCACAAATTGTCATCAACTTGTTCAATGAGTGGAAGGAGCCTTGTCTAAAGAGAGATGGCTTTCCTACTGAGGCAGCTGAGAGATACCAGAAACAGAATGAATCTGAAGCTTCAGAGGAACTTATTTCTAGTGATGAG TCAAAGTCCATAGAGAACAATGTCGGGCAGAAAGAAGACAAAGATGTTGAAGTAacagaagaaaatgaagatgttGAATTAACAGAAAAAAATGAAGTTGCTGCAATTGAGAGG GTTACTCCCATAGAGTCCACCCTTGTTCAGACTGGGAAAACCACAGAGACACTTACAGATATGAATGTAACCTCAAAGAGTACACCTGATTTCACTGAAGTCCAAAGAAAAATTTCCCTACTTCAACACCAAAGAAACATGAACATACAAAGACAAAAGAAATGTGCATCCAGTAATGGATTGAAAGAGGAAGTTAATATAAAACAATGGGATGTGCATGGCCTGCAAATTAATTCTACGAAAATTGTTCAGGGCACTCGATCTCCGCTATTATGTTACATATGTAACGTATGGTGCCCCAGTAAAGATAACTTGGATGCTCACCTTAACGAAAAGAAGCACTTGGCCCGGATTCAGGAATTAGCAGATTTTGTAGAAG aagaaaacaaagatgTTGAAGTAacagaagaaaatgaagatgttGAAGTAACAGAAAAAAATGAAGTTGCTACAATTGAGAGG TCAAAGTCCATAGAGAACAATGTCGGTCAGAAAGAAGACAAAGATGTTGAAGTAacagaagaaaatgaagatgttGAAGTAACAGAAGAAAACGAAGATGTTGAAGTAACAGAAAAAAATGAAGTTGCTGCAATTGAGAGG TCAAAGTCCATAGAGAACAATGTTGGTCAGAAAGAAGACAAAGATGTTGAAGTAACAAAAGAAAACGAAGATGTTGAAGTAacagaagaaaatgaagatgttGAAGtaacagaaaaaaataatgaagttGCTGCAATTAAGGGG TCAAAGTCCATAGAGGACAATGTTGAGCAGAAGGAAGACAAAGATGTTGAAGTAACAGAAGAAAACGAAGATGTTGAAGTAacagaagaaaatgaagatgttGGAGTAACAGAAAAAAATGAAGTTGTTGCAATTGAGAGG GTTACTCCCATAGAGTCCACCCTTGTTCAGACTGGGAAAAGCATAGAGACACTTACAGATATGAATGTAACCTCAAAGAGTACACCTGATTTCACTAAAGTTCAGAAAGAGTGGGCTTGTGCTATATGTAAGGTCACAATCCAAAGTGAGACAACTTTGAATTCCCACCTTCAAGGAAAGAGACACAAGGCAAATTGTGAGGTGCTGAAAGCAATTACCagagccaaaaagaaaaatttcccTACTTCAACAACAAAGAAACATGAACAGACACAGACACAAAAGAAATGTCCATCCAGCAATGGGTTGAAAGAGGAAGTTAATATAAAACAATGGGATGTGCATGGcctgcaaataaattctaagaAAATTGTTCAGGACACTCGATCTCCTCTATCGTGTTACATATGTAACCTAAGGTGCCCCAATAAAGATCACTTGGATGGTCACCTTAAGGGAAAGAAGCACTTGGCCCGGATTCGGGAATTGGCAAATTTTGTAGAAG GCCTTTCTTCTCTTTGGGGTATCCTCt ATGCGCTTCCATTTGTGCTATGGAGAGTAATTCGAATTCTGACACTCGGAAGTTGGTGGCTTATTGGGTTCTCTATTCGTTGA
- the LOC126707604 gene encoding putative WEB family protein At1g65010, chloroplastic isoform X1 — protein MGFVGYLFFALKCFDHLFAWPLFSLGYPLCASICAIESNSNSDTRKLIAYWVFYSLISLFEHAFMKLLEWLPFWPHMKLMIMYWLMIPHFGNALYFYELLVQPCLSLVPQIVINLFNEWKEPCLKRDGFPTEAAERYQKQNESEASEELISSDESKSIENNVGQKEDKDVEVTEENEDVELTEKNEVAAIERVTPIESTLVQTGKTTETLTDMNVTSKSTPDFTEVQRKISLLQHQRNMNIQRQKKCASSNGLKEEVNIKQWDVHGLQINSTKIVQGTRSPLLCYICNVWCPSKDNLDAHLNEKKHLARIQELADFVEVTEENKDVEVTEENEDVEVTEKNEVATIERSKSIENNVGQKEDKDVEVTEENEDVEVTEENEDVEVTEKNEVAAIERSKSIENNVGQKEDKDVEVTKENEDVEVTEENEDVEVTEKNNEVAAIKGSKSIEDNVEQKEDKDVEVTEENEDVEVTEENEDVGVTEKNEVVAIERVTPIESTLVQTGKSIETLTDMNVTSKSTPDFTKVQKEWACAICKVTIQSETTLNSHLQGKRHKANCEVLKAITRAKKKNFPTSTTKKHEQTQTQKKCPSSNGLKEEVNIKQWDVHGLQINSKKIVQDTRSPLSCYICNLRCPNKDHLDGHLKGKKHLARIRELANFVEGLSSLWGILYALPFVLWRVIRILTLGSWWLIGFSIR, from the exons ATGGGTTTCGTGGGCTATCTCTTCTTTGCATTGAAATGCTTTGATCACCTATTTGCATG GCCTCTCTTCTCTTTGGGGTATCCTTT ATGTGCTTCGATTTGTGCTATTGAGAGTAACTCGAATTCGGACACTCGGAAGTTGATCGCTTATTGGGTTTTCTATTCGTTGATTTCACTCTTCGAGCATGCTTTCATGAAGCTTCTTGAGTG GCTACCATTCTGGCCTCACATGAAGCTAATGATCATGTACTGGTTGATGATTCCTCACTTCGGCAATGCTCTCTATTTCTATGAACTCCTTGTCCAACCCTGTCTCTCCTTGGTACCACAAATTGTCATCAACTTGTTCAATGAGTGGAAGGAGCCTTGTCTAAAGAGAGATGGCTTTCCTACTGAGGCAGCTGAGAGATACCAGAAACAGAATGAATCTGAAGCTTCAGAGGAACTTATTTCTAGTGATGAG TCAAAGTCCATAGAGAACAATGTCGGGCAGAAAGAAGACAAAGATGTTGAAGTAacagaagaaaatgaagatgttGAATTAACAGAAAAAAATGAAGTTGCTGCAATTGAGAGG GTTACTCCCATAGAGTCCACCCTTGTTCAGACTGGGAAAACCACAGAGACACTTACAGATATGAATGTAACCTCAAAGAGTACACCTGATTTCACTGAAGTCCAAAGAAAAATTTCCCTACTTCAACACCAAAGAAACATGAACATACAAAGACAAAAGAAATGTGCATCCAGTAATGGATTGAAAGAGGAAGTTAATATAAAACAATGGGATGTGCATGGCCTGCAAATTAATTCTACGAAAATTGTTCAGGGCACTCGATCTCCGCTATTATGTTACATATGTAACGTATGGTGCCCCAGTAAAGATAACTTGGATGCTCACCTTAACGAAAAGAAGCACTTGGCCCGGATTCAGGAATTAGCAGATTTTGTAGAAG TAacagaagaaaacaaagatgTTGAAGTAacagaagaaaatgaagatgttGAAGTAACAGAAAAAAATGAAGTTGCTACAATTGAGAGG TCAAAGTCCATAGAGAACAATGTCGGTCAGAAAGAAGACAAAGATGTTGAAGTAacagaagaaaatgaagatgttGAAGTAACAGAAGAAAACGAAGATGTTGAAGTAACAGAAAAAAATGAAGTTGCTGCAATTGAGAGG TCAAAGTCCATAGAGAACAATGTTGGTCAGAAAGAAGACAAAGATGTTGAAGTAACAAAAGAAAACGAAGATGTTGAAGTAacagaagaaaatgaagatgttGAAGtaacagaaaaaaataatgaagttGCTGCAATTAAGGGG TCAAAGTCCATAGAGGACAATGTTGAGCAGAAGGAAGACAAAGATGTTGAAGTAACAGAAGAAAACGAAGATGTTGAAGTAacagaagaaaatgaagatgttGGAGTAACAGAAAAAAATGAAGTTGTTGCAATTGAGAGG GTTACTCCCATAGAGTCCACCCTTGTTCAGACTGGGAAAAGCATAGAGACACTTACAGATATGAATGTAACCTCAAAGAGTACACCTGATTTCACTAAAGTTCAGAAAGAGTGGGCTTGTGCTATATGTAAGGTCACAATCCAAAGTGAGACAACTTTGAATTCCCACCTTCAAGGAAAGAGACACAAGGCAAATTGTGAGGTGCTGAAAGCAATTACCagagccaaaaagaaaaatttcccTACTTCAACAACAAAGAAACATGAACAGACACAGACACAAAAGAAATGTCCATCCAGCAATGGGTTGAAAGAGGAAGTTAATATAAAACAATGGGATGTGCATGGcctgcaaataaattctaagaAAATTGTTCAGGACACTCGATCTCCTCTATCGTGTTACATATGTAACCTAAGGTGCCCCAATAAAGATCACTTGGATGGTCACCTTAAGGGAAAGAAGCACTTGGCCCGGATTCGGGAATTGGCAAATTTTGTAGAAG GCCTTTCTTCTCTTTGGGGTATCCTCt ATGCGCTTCCATTTGTGCTATGGAGAGTAATTCGAATTCTGACACTCGGAAGTTGGTGGCTTATTGGGTTCTCTATTCGTTGA
- the LOC126707604 gene encoding uncharacterized protein LOC126707604 isoform X5 — translation MGFVGYLFFALKCFDHLFAWPLFSLGYPLCASICAIESNSNSDTRKLIAYWVFYSLISLFEHAFMKLLEWLPFWPHMKLMIMYWLMIPHFGNALYFYELLVQPCLSLVPQIVINLFNEWKEPCLKRDGFPTEAAERYQKQNESEASEELISSDESKSIENNVGQKEDKDVEVTEENEDVELTEKNEVAAIERVTPIESTLVQTGKTTETLTDMNVTSKSTPDFTEVQRKISLLQHQRNMNIQRQKKCASSNGLKEEVNIKQWDVHGLQINSTKIVQGTRSPLLCYICNVWCPSKDNLDAHLNEKKHLARIQELADFVEVTEENKDVEVTEENEDVEVTEKNEVATIERSKSIEDNVEQKEDKDVEVTEENEDVEVTEENEDVGVTEKNEVVAIERVTPIESTLVQTGKSIETLTDMNVTSKSTPDFTKVQKEWACAICKVTIQSETTLNSHLQGKRHKANCEVLKAITRAKKKNFPTSTTKKHEQTQTQKKCPSSNGLKEEVNIKQWDVHGLQINSKKIVQDTRSPLSCYICNLRCPNKDHLDGHLKGKKHLARIRELANFVEGLSSLWGILYALPFVLWRVIRILTLGSWWLIGFSIR, via the exons ATGGGTTTCGTGGGCTATCTCTTCTTTGCATTGAAATGCTTTGATCACCTATTTGCATG GCCTCTCTTCTCTTTGGGGTATCCTTT ATGTGCTTCGATTTGTGCTATTGAGAGTAACTCGAATTCGGACACTCGGAAGTTGATCGCTTATTGGGTTTTCTATTCGTTGATTTCACTCTTCGAGCATGCTTTCATGAAGCTTCTTGAGTG GCTACCATTCTGGCCTCACATGAAGCTAATGATCATGTACTGGTTGATGATTCCTCACTTCGGCAATGCTCTCTATTTCTATGAACTCCTTGTCCAACCCTGTCTCTCCTTGGTACCACAAATTGTCATCAACTTGTTCAATGAGTGGAAGGAGCCTTGTCTAAAGAGAGATGGCTTTCCTACTGAGGCAGCTGAGAGATACCAGAAACAGAATGAATCTGAAGCTTCAGAGGAACTTATTTCTAGTGATGAG TCAAAGTCCATAGAGAACAATGTCGGGCAGAAAGAAGACAAAGATGTTGAAGTAacagaagaaaatgaagatgttGAATTAACAGAAAAAAATGAAGTTGCTGCAATTGAGAGG GTTACTCCCATAGAGTCCACCCTTGTTCAGACTGGGAAAACCACAGAGACACTTACAGATATGAATGTAACCTCAAAGAGTACACCTGATTTCACTGAAGTCCAAAGAAAAATTTCCCTACTTCAACACCAAAGAAACATGAACATACAAAGACAAAAGAAATGTGCATCCAGTAATGGATTGAAAGAGGAAGTTAATATAAAACAATGGGATGTGCATGGCCTGCAAATTAATTCTACGAAAATTGTTCAGGGCACTCGATCTCCGCTATTATGTTACATATGTAACGTATGGTGCCCCAGTAAAGATAACTTGGATGCTCACCTTAACGAAAAGAAGCACTTGGCCCGGATTCAGGAATTAGCAGATTTTGTAGAAG TAacagaagaaaacaaagatgTTGAAGTAacagaagaaaatgaagatgttGAAGTAACAGAAAAAAATGAAGTTGCTACAATTGAGAGG TCAAAGTCCATAGAGGACAATGTTGAGCAGAAGGAAGACAAAGATGTTGAAGTAACAGAAGAAAACGAAGATGTTGAAGTAacagaagaaaatgaagatgttGGAGTAACAGAAAAAAATGAAGTTGTTGCAATTGAGAGG GTTACTCCCATAGAGTCCACCCTTGTTCAGACTGGGAAAAGCATAGAGACACTTACAGATATGAATGTAACCTCAAAGAGTACACCTGATTTCACTAAAGTTCAGAAAGAGTGGGCTTGTGCTATATGTAAGGTCACAATCCAAAGTGAGACAACTTTGAATTCCCACCTTCAAGGAAAGAGACACAAGGCAAATTGTGAGGTGCTGAAAGCAATTACCagagccaaaaagaaaaatttcccTACTTCAACAACAAAGAAACATGAACAGACACAGACACAAAAGAAATGTCCATCCAGCAATGGGTTGAAAGAGGAAGTTAATATAAAACAATGGGATGTGCATGGcctgcaaataaattctaagaAAATTGTTCAGGACACTCGATCTCCTCTATCGTGTTACATATGTAACCTAAGGTGCCCCAATAAAGATCACTTGGATGGTCACCTTAAGGGAAAGAAGCACTTGGCCCGGATTCGGGAATTGGCAAATTTTGTAGAAG GCCTTTCTTCTCTTTGGGGTATCCTCt ATGCGCTTCCATTTGTGCTATGGAGAGTAATTCGAATTCTGACACTCGGAAGTTGGTGGCTTATTGGGTTCTCTATTCGTTGA
- the LOC126707604 gene encoding uncharacterized protein LOC126707604 isoform X4: protein MGFVGYLFFALKCFDHLFAWPLFSLGYPLCASICAIESNSNSDTRKLIAYWVFYSLISLFEHAFMKLLEWLPFWPHMKLMIMYWLMIPHFGNALYFYELLVQPCLSLVPQIVINLFNEWKEPCLKRDGFPTEAAERYQKQNESEASEELISSDESKSIENNVGQKEDKDVEVTEENEDVELTEKNEVAAIERVTPIESTLVQTGKTTETLTDMNVTSKSTPDFTEVQRKISLLQHQRNMNIQRQKKCASSNGLKEEVNIKQWDVHGLQINSTKIVQGTRSPLLCYICNVWCPSKDNLDAHLNEKKHLARIQELADFVEVTEENKDVEVTEENEDVEVTEKNEVATIERSKSIENNVGQKEDKDVEVTEENEDVEVTEENEDVEVTEKNEVAAIERSKSIEDNVEQKEDKDVEVTEENEDVEVTEENEDVGVTEKNEVVAIERVTPIESTLVQTGKSIETLTDMNVTSKSTPDFTKVQKEWACAICKVTIQSETTLNSHLQGKRHKANCEVLKAITRAKKKNFPTSTTKKHEQTQTQKKCPSSNGLKEEVNIKQWDVHGLQINSKKIVQDTRSPLSCYICNLRCPNKDHLDGHLKGKKHLARIRELANFVEGLSSLWGILYALPFVLWRVIRILTLGSWWLIGFSIR, encoded by the exons ATGGGTTTCGTGGGCTATCTCTTCTTTGCATTGAAATGCTTTGATCACCTATTTGCATG GCCTCTCTTCTCTTTGGGGTATCCTTT ATGTGCTTCGATTTGTGCTATTGAGAGTAACTCGAATTCGGACACTCGGAAGTTGATCGCTTATTGGGTTTTCTATTCGTTGATTTCACTCTTCGAGCATGCTTTCATGAAGCTTCTTGAGTG GCTACCATTCTGGCCTCACATGAAGCTAATGATCATGTACTGGTTGATGATTCCTCACTTCGGCAATGCTCTCTATTTCTATGAACTCCTTGTCCAACCCTGTCTCTCCTTGGTACCACAAATTGTCATCAACTTGTTCAATGAGTGGAAGGAGCCTTGTCTAAAGAGAGATGGCTTTCCTACTGAGGCAGCTGAGAGATACCAGAAACAGAATGAATCTGAAGCTTCAGAGGAACTTATTTCTAGTGATGAG TCAAAGTCCATAGAGAACAATGTCGGGCAGAAAGAAGACAAAGATGTTGAAGTAacagaagaaaatgaagatgttGAATTAACAGAAAAAAATGAAGTTGCTGCAATTGAGAGG GTTACTCCCATAGAGTCCACCCTTGTTCAGACTGGGAAAACCACAGAGACACTTACAGATATGAATGTAACCTCAAAGAGTACACCTGATTTCACTGAAGTCCAAAGAAAAATTTCCCTACTTCAACACCAAAGAAACATGAACATACAAAGACAAAAGAAATGTGCATCCAGTAATGGATTGAAAGAGGAAGTTAATATAAAACAATGGGATGTGCATGGCCTGCAAATTAATTCTACGAAAATTGTTCAGGGCACTCGATCTCCGCTATTATGTTACATATGTAACGTATGGTGCCCCAGTAAAGATAACTTGGATGCTCACCTTAACGAAAAGAAGCACTTGGCCCGGATTCAGGAATTAGCAGATTTTGTAGAAG TAacagaagaaaacaaagatgTTGAAGTAacagaagaaaatgaagatgttGAAGTAACAGAAAAAAATGAAGTTGCTACAATTGAGAGG TCAAAGTCCATAGAGAACAATGTCGGTCAGAAAGAAGACAAAGATGTTGAAGTAacagaagaaaatgaagatgttGAAGTAACAGAAGAAAACGAAGATGTTGAAGTAACAGAAAAAAATGAAGTTGCTGCAATTGAGAGG TCAAAGTCCATAGAGGACAATGTTGAGCAGAAGGAAGACAAAGATGTTGAAGTAACAGAAGAAAACGAAGATGTTGAAGTAacagaagaaaatgaagatgttGGAGTAACAGAAAAAAATGAAGTTGTTGCAATTGAGAGG GTTACTCCCATAGAGTCCACCCTTGTTCAGACTGGGAAAAGCATAGAGACACTTACAGATATGAATGTAACCTCAAAGAGTACACCTGATTTCACTAAAGTTCAGAAAGAGTGGGCTTGTGCTATATGTAAGGTCACAATCCAAAGTGAGACAACTTTGAATTCCCACCTTCAAGGAAAGAGACACAAGGCAAATTGTGAGGTGCTGAAAGCAATTACCagagccaaaaagaaaaatttcccTACTTCAACAACAAAGAAACATGAACAGACACAGACACAAAAGAAATGTCCATCCAGCAATGGGTTGAAAGAGGAAGTTAATATAAAACAATGGGATGTGCATGGcctgcaaataaattctaagaAAATTGTTCAGGACACTCGATCTCCTCTATCGTGTTACATATGTAACCTAAGGTGCCCCAATAAAGATCACTTGGATGGTCACCTTAAGGGAAAGAAGCACTTGGCCCGGATTCGGGAATTGGCAAATTTTGTAGAAG GCCTTTCTTCTCTTTGGGGTATCCTCt ATGCGCTTCCATTTGTGCTATGGAGAGTAATTCGAATTCTGACACTCGGAAGTTGGTGGCTTATTGGGTTCTCTATTCGTTGA